The Pocillopora verrucosa isolate sample1 chromosome 14, ASM3666991v2, whole genome shotgun sequence genome has a segment encoding these proteins:
- the LOC131776513 gene encoding hemicentin-1 isoform X3, whose amino-acid sequence MIKPDGSLYFSKVNHDTAENSDEGAYQCEALTRNDMNLDFQILSRTARLLVAEISSKVAVTPSKLKVSFGDTSRFHCYVNDSTPKAVVRWRKLGENHFIESRGRFTITFDGALQIAESRFDDQGDYECTAENTVTETSHTSTLTASLEVITDSGFPRGPYVSVASVERKDIAGDIVILECIANGFPKPKVTWLFDGLPVVLGSGYSVVGQNNLKIESVTEEHAGTYTCRAISRNGIGEATTKLEVHHPPLFIKKPHNVHAYVDSNALFECFADGIPKPVITWSRNGDVIEESFYNVIGDGYLLVKRLVLSDMGPYQCFAENHLGKIQATAELNVYMKGQPLPSLQTTTTPNTERAEKPISASVSDTKTVQNTASASYTTVEPETRVASESSTNSSMTTTLVATVVPVTESISDISTAQVTTAAPDSTPATDSTVDVHSSAVSDPTVTSDTTKLSVMTDALQGSSAVPYTPSAMSTIASFGTSPYPVKTATNKIATNQDTTSIPNSTASSAEPKTLASIETLDTTVAKPDLITLIHGTSGTPASTTVADSIPETTDATKHPYSTAAKDTASTVEATNTETVTVENKFTTAIREVITTSDATELPHTPTREITAFPKATSDFKTEPDPDVTAPPVITTTPDVQHRGLKYELQPIVKEKTVREGSIKVIKCIATAIHKPDVDWYRNGKKLPTMKCSELNDVRCQGIPYEVYEEIKEHKFGGKSARTIKVLKIRSALYSRDQGEFECIATNGHAQPAKLIIDLNVLAPPRLIQKPDKVLSSSGKGSKVSCVVNKGNPLPTFKWVYQNTDCFTFNTSSCDPVESQWMPVPESLIMTPPNTPTRKSVVNVQGNQPTASFRCLASNKLGRDFHVIKLVRSVPLAFVKKPQNILKGYLGQKILINCSTNDQDATVSLLYRRHPFVAFVKLKLEEKKLLKKGQAFELLNVGLRDSGFYACEAKNEANDKIRWPPGTGYLILNEEPLDFLNQPPVIIRGYLGQNLVINCSTNDQEATVSLLYKHHPLASFHELDLKQNKLSRKGKVFTLLNVERRDAGIYSCQASNRGGWNIRWPPGRGYLIPIRGGLPNHFVLRPKTPLTVRQGQQITITCESEGISETKLHWMKQTKTGDVSVSSNLVTVDKDRSTNKVRAFLKISNVQAEDAGVYKCVLRVFDKTDHKMISLYVREPLSFLVKPDVILHGYQAHSLTLNCSTNDRNATVSLYHRHHPLAPFRERKIDAKKVLLKGQVFTLLNLSLKDQGTYACEAKTEENESIRWPSTRGYLIVSQARIPDYFELKPANPIIVPKGGSTIVTCESEGVSEIQLQWKKGDVSNGNASIQDRMVSIVKDWSTNRVQAILRITNAQMEDSGVYQCVLRVFEKTSMKSVEITVSHN is encoded by the exons ATGATAAAGCCGGACGGATCTTTGTATTTTTCCAAAGTTAATCATGACACGGCTGAAAATTCAGACGAAGGAGCCTACCAGTGCGAGGCGTTAACGCGTAATGACATGAATCTGGATTTTCAGATTTTGAGCAGAACGGCTCGTCTCCTCGTTGCTG AAATTTCATCCAAGGTGGCTGTTACTCCATCCAagttaaaagtttcatttggAGACACATCAAGGTTTCATTGCTACGTGAACGATTCAACACCAAAAGCTGTTGTTAGGTGGAGAAAACTTGGAGAAAATCACTTCATTGAGTCTAGAGGACGTTTCACCATAACTTTTGATGGAGCCTTACAGATCGCCGAGAGCAGATTTGATGACCAAGGAGACTATGAATGTACTGCAGAAAATACTGTGACTGAAACAAGTCACACGAGCACTCTCACAGCGTCGCTTGAAGTCATAACAG ATAGTGGGTTTCCTCGCGGTCCATATGTGTCCGTCGCGTCTGTCGAGAGAAAAGACATCGCTGGTGATATTGTCATACTCGAATGCATTGCAAATGGATTTCCTAAACCAAAAGTCACATGGCTATTCGATGGGTTACCTGTAGTGCTCGGAAGTGGTTATTCTGTTGTTGGACAGAACAACCTTAAGATTGAATCAGTAACTGAGGAACACGCGGGAACATACACCTGTCGTGCAATTTCACGAAACGGCATCGGAGAAGCTACAACTAAGCTAGAAGTACATC ATCCCCCTTTATTCATCAAGAAACCACATAATGTCCATGCTTACGTCGATTCCAATGCATTGTTTGAATGCTTTGCTGACGGAATACCCAAACCAGTTATCACATGGAGCCGAAATGGGGACGTGATTGAGGAATCTTTTTACAACGTCATCGGAGATGGATACTTGCTAGTCAAGAGGCTTGTGTTGTCCGACATGGGACCCTATCAGTGCTTTGCAGAAAACCACTTGGGAAAAATTCAGGCCACAGCAGAACTCAATGTTTACATGAAAG GTCAGCCGCTTCCATCATTACAAACCACAACTACTCCGAATACAGAGAGAGCAGAGAAACCCATATCAGCATCTGTTTCAGATACCAAGACAGTGCAGAATACCGCATCAGCATCGTACACCACAGTTGAGCCAGAGACGAGAGTAGCCTCAGAGAGCTCAACGAATTCAAGTATGACAACAACTTTAGTGGCAACAGTAGTCCCAGTTACCGAGTCAATCTCAGATATTTCAACAGCCCAGGTTACTACTGCAGCACCAGATTCTACTCCAGCTACAGATAGTACAGTTGACGTGCACAGCTCAGCTGTGTCAGATCCTACAGTGACCTCAGATACTACAAAACTTTCAGTTATGACAGATGCGTTACAAGGATCATCGGCAGTGCCATACACCCCGTCTGCCATGTCAACCATTGCAAGTTTTGGAACAAGCCCATATCCCGTGAAGACAGCAACAAATAAGATTGCGACAAATCAAGACACAACATCAATTCCAAACTCGACAGCATCCTCAGCTGAACCCAAGACCTTAGCTTCAATAGAGACCCTGGATACTACAGTAGCAAAACCAGATCTCATTACACTAATCCATGGTACCTCTGGAACCCCGGCTTCCACGACAGTTGCGGATTCCATACCAGAGACCACAGATGCCACAAAACATCCGTATTCTACAGCCGCGAAAGATACTGCATCAACAGTAGAAGCCACAAATACTGAGACTGTGACTGTGGAAAACAAATTCACCACAGCAATACGAGAAGTCATAACAACATCGGACGCTACGGAACTTCCGCACACCCCAACACGAGAAATCACTGCTTTCCCAAAGGCAACCTCAGACTTTAAAACGGAACCAGATCCAGACGTTACAGCTCCTCCAGTTATAACAACAACACCAGATGTCCAGCACCGAggtttgaaat ATGAACTGCAACCtattgtcaaagaaaaaaccGTAAGAGAAGGCTCGATAAAAGTCATCAAATGCATAGCAACAGCAATCCACAAACCTGACGTAGACTGGTACAGAAATGGCAAGAAGTTGCCCACAATGAAGTGCTCCGAGTTAAATGACGTCAGATGCCAGGGAATTCCGTATGAAGtttatgaagaaattaaagaacACAAGTTTGGAGGAAAGAGCGCTAGGACTATAAAAGTTCTTAAAATACGAAGTGCATTATACTCGAGAGatcaaggagaatttgaatgTATTGCAACAAACGGTCACGCCCAACCTGCAAAATTAATCATTGATCTGAACGTCCTAG CTCCCCCCCGATTAATACAAAAGCCCGACAAGGTGCTCAGTAGTAGCGGCAAAGGGTCGAAAGTGTCTTGTGTGGTGAACAAAGGCAATCCTCTGCCAACATTCAAGTGGGTATACCAAAACACGGATTGTTTCACTTTCAACACGAGCTCTTGTGACCCAGTTGAAAGTCAGTGGATGCCCGTCCCTGAGAGTCTAATAATGACTCCTCCAAACACACCGACAAGGAAGAGTGTGGTAAACGTTCAAGGCAATCAGCCAACTGCGAGCTTCAGGTGTCTGGCGTCTAATAAACTAGGAAGGGATTTTCATGTCATCAAACTTGTTCGAAGTG TACCCTTGGCTTTTGTTAAGAAACCACAGAATATCTTAAAGGGATACCTGGGCCAAAAGATACTTATAAATTGCTCCACCAATGACCAAGATGCTACAGTGTCCCTTCTTTACAGGCGCCATCCATTTGTGGCCTTTGTCAAACTaaagctggaagaaaaaaaacttttaaagaaaggaCAGGCATTCGAACTTCTCAATGTCGGTTTAAGAGATTCTGGATTCTACGCATGCGAGGcaaaaaatgaagcaaatgaCAAGATTCGGTGGCCACCGGGTACAGGATATTTAATTCTTAATGAAG AACCGCTAGACTTTCTAAACCAGCCACCGGTTATCATACGAGGATATCTGGGCCAGAATTTAGTCATTAACTGTTCTACAAATGATCAGGAGGCAACAGTATCTCTCCTATACAAACATCATCCGCTTGCTTCCTTCCATGAGCTGGaccttaaacaaaacaaactctcGAGGAAAGGAAAGGTTTTTACTTTACTAAATGTTGAACGCAGAGATGCTGGAATATATTCCTGCCAGGCGAGTAATCGGGGTGGTTGGAACATTCGATGGCCACCTGGTAGAGGATATTTGATTCCTATTCGAG GTGGATTACCAAATCATTTCGTTTTGAGGCCTAAAACACCGCTCACTGTACGACAAGGGCAGCAAATAACTATTACCTGTGAATCAGAAGGTATCTCAGAGACCAAACTACACTGgatgaaacaaaccaaaacaggAGATGTTTCTGTCTCAAGTAACCTTGTCACTGTTGATAAGGACAGATCCACAAATAAAGTTAGAGCCTTCCTTAAGATTTCAAATGTTCAGGCAGAAGATGCTGGTGTTTACAAATGCGTGTTAAGGGTCTTTGACAAGACAGATCACAAGATGATTTCATTGTATGTTAGAG AACCATTATCTTTCCTCGTTAAACCAGACGTGATTTTGCACGGATACCAGGCCCATAGTTTGACATTAAACTGTTCCACTAACGACCGAAATGCTACAGTATCACTCTATCACAGACACCATCCCCTGGCACCTTTCAGGGAGCGAAAAATCGACGCAAAGAAGGTTTTGTTAAAGGGCCAAGTATTTACACTTCTAAATTTAAGTCTAAAAGATCAGGGAACATACGCTTGTGAGGCCAAAACTGAGGAGAATGAGAGCATACGCTGGCCATCTACAAGAGGTTACTTAATCGTGAGCCAAG CTCGAATCCCCGACTACTTTGAATTGAAACCAGCCAATCCGATCATAGTGCCGAAAGGTGGAAGTACAATTGTCACATGCGAATCAGAAGGAGTGTCAGAGATTCAGCTTCAGTGGAAGAAAGGAGATGTCAGTAATGGTAACGCGTCAATCCAGGACAGAATGGTTAGTATTGTGAAAGACTGGTCCACCAACCGAGTGCAAGCTATCCTCAGGATTACGAACGCTCAAATGGAGGACAGTGGAGTCTACCAGTGTGTGCTAAGGGTATTTGAAAAGACGAGCATGAAATCTGTTGAGATCACGGTTAGCCACAACTAA